A genome region from Populus alba chromosome 3, ASM523922v2, whole genome shotgun sequence includes the following:
- the LOC118028648 gene encoding alkylated DNA repair protein ALKBH8 homolog isoform X1, which produces MGVPRFTRPKTPATDSPSPYLYVANCGPAVGISYDTIASVFNTFGEVKGIYAADESGTRVIVSYSEANSAQQALTALNGKSCADLGGRSLHIRYSVIQPNCEAESQQVNEQIPVSLLDSEVNIPGLYLVHDFLSPQEEKELLVAVDERPWISLSKRRVQHYGYEFCYGTRNVDTKLHLGELPSFVSSILERISLFPGLNSSTSILLDQLTVNEYPPGVGLSPHIDTHSAFEGLIFSLSLAGPCIMEFRRYLDGSWVPDAASSAYTKVENVDNCSNLARRSLYLPPRSILLLSGEARYAWQHYIPHHKIDMVNQSVIRRGARRVSFTFRKVCDFIVSPCSTFLTALIFNKYVLLICMQ; this is translated from the exons ATGGGCGTCCCAAGATTCACACGGCCCAAAACACCGGCAACCGATTCACCAAGTCCTTATCTCTACGTAGCCAACTGTGGACCAGCGGTTGGGATTTCTTATGACACAATTGCTTCCGTGTTTAACACCTTTGGAGAGGTGAAAGGAATTTACGCAGCAGATGAAAGCGGAACACGTGTTATAGTTTCTTATTCCGAAGCTAATTCTGCCCAACAAGCTCTAACTGCACTGAATGGGAAATCCTGTGCTGATCTTGGTGGCAGGTCTTTGCATATTCGGTATTCAGTTATTCAACCAAATTGTGAGGCTGAGAGCCAGCAGGTTAATGAACAAATTCCTGTTTCTCTGCTGGATTCGGAGGTTAATATTCCTGGGCTTTATTTGGTTCATGATTTTCTCAGTCCTCAGGAAGAAAAG GAGTTACTGGTAGCAGTTGATGAAAGGCCTTGGATAAGTCTATCTAAAAGGAGGGTGCAGCATTATGGATATGAATTTTGTTACGGA ACAAGGAATGTTGATACAAAACTGCATTTGGGCGAACTTCCATCATTTGTTTCTTCGATACTTGAAAGGATTTCATTGTTTCCTGGCCTTAACAGTTCTACAAGCATACTCTTGGACCAACTCACA GTAAACGAGTACCCACCTGGGGTGGGCTTGTCTCCACACATAGACACCCATTCTGCATTCGAGGGATTGATTTTTAGCCTTTCATTAGCAGGGCCTTGCATCATGGAGTTCAGGAGATACTTGGATGGTTCATGGGTTCCTGATGCTGCCTCTAGTGCTTATACAAAGGTGGAAAATGTTGACAACTGCTCAAATCTAGCAAGGAGGTCTCTTTATCTTCCTCCTCGGTCCATTCTTCTGTTATCTGGGGAAGCACGTTATGCTTGGCAACATTACATTCCACACCATAAG ATTGACATGGTGAATCAAAGTGTGATCAGAAGGGGTGCAAGAAGGGTATCATTTACATTTCGTAAGGTGTGTGACTTTATTGTTTCTCCTTGTTCTACTTTTTTGACTGCATTGATTTTCAACAAATATGTTCTTTTGATATGCATGCAATGA
- the LOC118028648 gene encoding alkylated DNA repair protein ALKBH8 homolog isoform X2: MGVPRFTRPKTPATDSPSPYLYVANCGPAVGISYDTIASVFNTFGEVKGIYAADESGTRVIVSYSEANSAQQALTALNGKSCADLGGRSLHIRYSVIQPNCEAESQQVNEQIPVSLLDSEVNIPGLYLVHDFLSPQEEKELLVAVDERPWISLSKRRVQHYGYEFCYGTRNVDTKLHLGELPSFVSSILERISLFPGLNSSTSILLDQLTVNEYPPGVGLSPHIDTHSAFEGLIFSLSLAGPCIMEFRRYLDGSWVPDAASSAYTKVENVDNCSNLARRSLYLPPRSILLLSGEARYAWQHYIPHHKIDMVNQSVIRRGARRVSFTFRKVLRGPCQCEFPQYCDSER; encoded by the exons ATGGGCGTCCCAAGATTCACACGGCCCAAAACACCGGCAACCGATTCACCAAGTCCTTATCTCTACGTAGCCAACTGTGGACCAGCGGTTGGGATTTCTTATGACACAATTGCTTCCGTGTTTAACACCTTTGGAGAGGTGAAAGGAATTTACGCAGCAGATGAAAGCGGAACACGTGTTATAGTTTCTTATTCCGAAGCTAATTCTGCCCAACAAGCTCTAACTGCACTGAATGGGAAATCCTGTGCTGATCTTGGTGGCAGGTCTTTGCATATTCGGTATTCAGTTATTCAACCAAATTGTGAGGCTGAGAGCCAGCAGGTTAATGAACAAATTCCTGTTTCTCTGCTGGATTCGGAGGTTAATATTCCTGGGCTTTATTTGGTTCATGATTTTCTCAGTCCTCAGGAAGAAAAG GAGTTACTGGTAGCAGTTGATGAAAGGCCTTGGATAAGTCTATCTAAAAGGAGGGTGCAGCATTATGGATATGAATTTTGTTACGGA ACAAGGAATGTTGATACAAAACTGCATTTGGGCGAACTTCCATCATTTGTTTCTTCGATACTTGAAAGGATTTCATTGTTTCCTGGCCTTAACAGTTCTACAAGCATACTCTTGGACCAACTCACA GTAAACGAGTACCCACCTGGGGTGGGCTTGTCTCCACACATAGACACCCATTCTGCATTCGAGGGATTGATTTTTAGCCTTTCATTAGCAGGGCCTTGCATCATGGAGTTCAGGAGATACTTGGATGGTTCATGGGTTCCTGATGCTGCCTCTAGTGCTTATACAAAGGTGGAAAATGTTGACAACTGCTCAAATCTAGCAAGGAGGTCTCTTTATCTTCCTCCTCGGTCCATTCTTCTGTTATCTGGGGAAGCACGTTATGCTTGGCAACATTACATTCCACACCATAAG ATTGACATGGTGAATCAAAGTGTGATCAGAAGGGGTGCAAGAAGGGTATCATTTACATTTCGTAAG GTACTAAGAGGTCCTTGCCAATGTGAATTTCCACAATACTGTGATTCAGAAAGATAG
- the LOC118028648 gene encoding alkylated DNA repair protein ALKBH8 homolog isoform X3, which translates to MGVPRFTRPKTPATDSPSPYLYVANCGPAVGISYDTIASVFNTFGEVKGIYAADESGTRVIVSYSEANSAQQALTALNGKSCADLGGRSLHIRYSVIQPNCEAESQQVNEQIPVSLLDSEVNIPGLYLVHDFLSPQEEKELLVAVDERPWISLSKRRVQHYGYEFCYGTRNVDTKLHLGELPSFVSSILERISLFPGLNSSTSILLDQLTVNEYPPGVGLSPHIDTHSAFEGLIFSLSLAGPCIMEFRRYLDGSWVPDAASSAYTKVENVDNCSNLARRSLYLPPRSILLLSGEARYAWQHYIPHHKIDMVNQSVIRRGARRVSFTFRKLYFKRSCSQP; encoded by the exons ATGGGCGTCCCAAGATTCACACGGCCCAAAACACCGGCAACCGATTCACCAAGTCCTTATCTCTACGTAGCCAACTGTGGACCAGCGGTTGGGATTTCTTATGACACAATTGCTTCCGTGTTTAACACCTTTGGAGAGGTGAAAGGAATTTACGCAGCAGATGAAAGCGGAACACGTGTTATAGTTTCTTATTCCGAAGCTAATTCTGCCCAACAAGCTCTAACTGCACTGAATGGGAAATCCTGTGCTGATCTTGGTGGCAGGTCTTTGCATATTCGGTATTCAGTTATTCAACCAAATTGTGAGGCTGAGAGCCAGCAGGTTAATGAACAAATTCCTGTTTCTCTGCTGGATTCGGAGGTTAATATTCCTGGGCTTTATTTGGTTCATGATTTTCTCAGTCCTCAGGAAGAAAAG GAGTTACTGGTAGCAGTTGATGAAAGGCCTTGGATAAGTCTATCTAAAAGGAGGGTGCAGCATTATGGATATGAATTTTGTTACGGA ACAAGGAATGTTGATACAAAACTGCATTTGGGCGAACTTCCATCATTTGTTTCTTCGATACTTGAAAGGATTTCATTGTTTCCTGGCCTTAACAGTTCTACAAGCATACTCTTGGACCAACTCACA GTAAACGAGTACCCACCTGGGGTGGGCTTGTCTCCACACATAGACACCCATTCTGCATTCGAGGGATTGATTTTTAGCCTTTCATTAGCAGGGCCTTGCATCATGGAGTTCAGGAGATACTTGGATGGTTCATGGGTTCCTGATGCTGCCTCTAGTGCTTATACAAAGGTGGAAAATGTTGACAACTGCTCAAATCTAGCAAGGAGGTCTCTTTATCTTCCTCCTCGGTCCATTCTTCTGTTATCTGGGGAAGCACGTTATGCTTGGCAACATTACATTCCACACCATAAG ATTGACATGGTGAATCAAAGTGTGATCAGAAGGGGTGCAAGAAGGGTATCATTTACATTTCGTAAG CTGTACTTCAAAAGAAGTTGCTCCCAGCCATAA